A genomic region of Friedmanniella luteola contains the following coding sequences:
- the mmuM gene encoding homocysteine S-methyltransferase: protein MTRARLADALATRVVTLDGGLATQLEAEGHDLSSDLWSARLLAEDPDAVVAAHAAFFAAGAEVATTASYQASFGGLAAAGLDRAEATALLRSSVALAERARDAAEAVDDRARYVAASVGPYGAALADGSEYRGDYGLDVDALRRWHRPRLEVLAGTAADVLACETVPCLAEAEALVAELAVLGRPAWLSLTCDGTRTRAGEPVEEAFALVRGVDAVVAVGVNCTAPDDAGALVALAARASGKPVVVYPNSGEGWDAERRRWAGEGTFAPDAVRGWLDDGARLVGGCCRVTPADIGAVHALVTAAVAG from the coding sequence ATGACCAGGGCCCGTCTGGCCGACGCCCTGGCGACGCGGGTCGTGACCCTCGACGGCGGACTGGCCACCCAGCTGGAGGCGGAGGGCCACGATCTCTCCTCCGACCTCTGGTCGGCCCGGCTGCTGGCCGAGGACCCCGACGCCGTCGTCGCCGCCCACGCCGCCTTCTTCGCCGCCGGCGCGGAGGTGGCGACCACCGCGTCGTACCAGGCCTCCTTCGGCGGGCTGGCTGCCGCCGGCCTCGACCGGGCCGAGGCCACGGCGCTGCTCCGGTCCAGCGTCGCCCTGGCCGAGCGCGCCCGGGACGCCGCCGAGGCCGTGGACGACCGCGCCCGCTACGTCGCCGCGTCGGTCGGGCCCTACGGGGCGGCGCTCGCCGACGGGTCGGAGTACCGCGGTGACTACGGCCTGGACGTCGACGCCCTCCGCCGCTGGCACCGGCCCCGATTGGAGGTGCTGGCCGGCACGGCCGCCGACGTGCTGGCCTGCGAGACCGTCCCCTGCCTCGCCGAGGCCGAGGCGCTGGTGGCCGAGCTGGCCGTCCTCGGTCGTCCGGCCTGGCTGTCGCTGACCTGCGACGGGACCCGGACGCGGGCCGGCGAGCCGGTCGAGGAGGCCTTCGCCCTCGTCCGCGGCGTCGACGCAGTGGTCGCCGTCGGCGTCAACTGCACCGCCCCGGACGACGCCGGCGCGCTGGTGGCGCTGGCCGCCCGGGCGAGCGGCAAGCCCGTCGTCGTCTACCCCAACAGCGGCGAGGGCTGGGACGCCGAGCGCCGCCGCTGGGCGGGGGAGGGCACGTTCGCGCCGGACGCCGTGCGCGGCTGGCTCGACGACGGCGCCCGGCTCGTCGGTGGCTGCTGCCGGGTCACCCCGGCCGACATCGGGGCGGTCCACGCCCTGGTCACCGCCGCGGTGGCCGGGTGA
- a CDS encoding DUF1684 domain-containing protein, with protein sequence MSVELELADWRRRVAELYAEVRHADDPAAGHRRWRAGRDALFREHPQSPLPADDPLRASGLPCAPYDAGLRFVLPLIPASDPDARLELDAGDDAGTNLVPVGRVELPDPVGGSLEVWSLQQYGGGLFLPLRDGSSGRVSDGFSSYGGGRYLLDTAKGADLGGDDGHLVVDLNFAYHPSCRYDSRWLCPLAPAGNTVAATVRAGEQMPTA encoded by the coding sequence GTGAGCGTCGAGCTGGAGCTGGCCGACTGGCGCCGCCGGGTGGCCGAGCTCTACGCCGAGGTGCGGCACGCGGACGACCCGGCCGCGGGGCACCGGCGCTGGCGGGCCGGTCGGGACGCCCTGTTCCGCGAGCACCCGCAGAGCCCGCTGCCGGCCGATGACCCGCTGCGGGCCAGCGGCCTGCCGTGCGCGCCCTACGACGCGGGCCTGCGGTTCGTGCTGCCGCTGATCCCCGCGTCCGACCCCGACGCCCGGCTGGAGCTGGACGCCGGCGACGACGCGGGCACGAACCTGGTGCCCGTGGGCCGGGTGGAGCTGCCCGACCCGGTGGGCGGCAGCCTGGAGGTCTGGTCGCTGCAGCAGTACGGCGGTGGCCTCTTCCTGCCCCTGCGCGACGGCTCCTCGGGGCGGGTGTCTGACGGGTTCTCCAGCTACGGCGGCGGCCGCTACCTGCTCGACACCGCGAAGGGCGCGGACCTCGGCGGGGACGACGGGCACCTCGTCGTCGACCTCAACTTCGCCTACCACCCCTCCTGCCGCTACGACAGCCGCTGGCTCTGCCCGCTGGCCCCGGCGGGCAACACCGTCGCGGCGACCGTGCGCGCCGGCGAGCAGATGCCGACGGCCTGA
- a CDS encoding RNA polymerase sigma factor, with protein MAPDAAAAGSADASSRALVGGCALLLVGDVARADRLSQTVLARHASAAGAPVPLLRVLRDLVRARPGDFEPPWVAAARVELRDTGTGPSTSPLLDALQTLPAEPRAALVLRGYAGLGAAEVAEVLQVDPPTGERWSDQASQELAARRPDQWAPGRLVAELRSAAGPAVVGGTAATDRAHGRQLVRRRRVRRAGAALAAALVLVLGTVTVLDRGAEVPQAASSPGAPAPSPPSPTPTGPEPVTAACDIHNPSCQATVMRRWRTAMSEVVVAHLDPEGSYFTGYSFSYDPRYESRTFWAGGDGALGLEVFRLHGGATEVYVQVATGYDTAVRCGATTRSRCEGQRFMNGNRFTLSTTTQVERGIEVQHRPDGDQVITVVARNTTRGEVLDVTRADLVELVQDPRLRLPVI; from the coding sequence ATGGCGCCCGACGCTGCTGCGGCCGGCTCCGCCGACGCCTCGTCACGGGCGCTCGTCGGGGGCTGTGCCCTGCTGCTGGTCGGGGACGTCGCGCGCGCCGACCGGCTGAGCCAGACGGTGCTCGCCCGGCACGCGAGCGCGGCCGGGGCGCCCGTCCCGCTGCTCCGGGTCCTGCGCGACCTCGTCCGGGCCCGGCCCGGCGACTTCGAACCACCGTGGGTGGCCGCCGCGCGGGTGGAGCTGCGGGACACCGGGACGGGCCCGTCGACCTCCCCGCTGCTGGACGCGCTGCAGACCCTGCCGGCCGAGCCCCGGGCCGCCCTGGTGCTGCGCGGCTACGCCGGTCTGGGCGCGGCGGAGGTCGCCGAGGTGCTCCAGGTCGACCCGCCGACGGGGGAACGGTGGTCCGACCAGGCCAGCCAGGAGCTGGCCGCCCGGCGGCCCGACCAGTGGGCGCCCGGTCGGCTGGTGGCGGAGCTGCGGTCGGCGGCCGGACCCGCCGTCGTCGGCGGCACCGCGGCGACCGACCGGGCCCACGGCCGGCAGCTGGTCCGGCGCCGACGCGTCCGCCGGGCGGGCGCCGCGCTGGCGGCGGCCCTCGTGCTGGTGCTGGGCACCGTCACCGTCCTCGACCGCGGGGCCGAGGTCCCCCAGGCGGCGAGCTCCCCGGGAGCTCCCGCCCCGAGCCCGCCCAGCCCGACCCCGACCGGCCCGGAGCCGGTGACGGCAGCCTGCGACATCCACAACCCGTCCTGCCAGGCCACGGTGATGCGGCGCTGGCGGACCGCGATGAGCGAGGTGGTCGTCGCCCACCTCGACCCCGAGGGCTCCTACTTCACCGGCTACAGCTTCTCCTACGACCCGCGCTACGAGAGCCGGACGTTCTGGGCCGGCGGCGACGGCGCGCTGGGGCTGGAGGTGTTCCGGCTGCACGGTGGCGCCACCGAGGTCTACGTGCAGGTGGCCACCGGCTACGACACCGCCGTCCGCTGCGGGGCGACCACCCGCAGCCGCTGCGAGGGGCAGCGGTTCATGAACGGCAACCGCTTCACCCTCAGCACCACCACCCAGGTCGAGCGCGGGATCGAGGTCCAGCACCGCCCCGACGGCGACCAGGTGATCACCGTCGTCGCGCGCAACACGACGCGGGGCGAGGTCCTGGACGTCACCCGGGCCGACCTCGTCGAGCTGGTCCAGGACCCCCGGCTCCGGCTACCGGTCATCTGA
- a CDS encoding SGNH/GDSL hydrolase family protein — protein MTFRRYVAIGDSSTEGLEDPDGVGGYRGWADRLAQLLADAQPEPLEYANLAVRGLRMHEIRETQLQPALDLAPDLLTVFGGVNDVIGRHCDFASIRTDHEAVFAAARALGCTVLTFTMPDPAAFNPLGWRLRERMYALNAIIRSEAAAHGVLVMDFQHHPVAEDPRLWFEDRLHGNPLGHAKVASALAWRLGVTGSDASWADPLPDTLVRPRPRQQLATDLDWAVHHLAPWLGRNLRGVPHGAGVRAKRPVPTVVPRTADVPAES, from the coding sequence ATGACCTTCCGGCGCTACGTCGCGATCGGCGACTCCAGCACCGAGGGGCTCGAGGACCCCGACGGCGTCGGCGGCTACCGCGGCTGGGCCGACCGGCTGGCCCAGCTGCTGGCCGACGCCCAGCCCGAGCCCCTCGAGTACGCCAACCTGGCGGTCCGCGGGCTGCGGATGCACGAGATCCGTGAGACCCAGCTGCAACCCGCCCTGGACCTGGCGCCCGACCTGCTGACGGTCTTCGGCGGGGTCAACGACGTGATCGGTCGGCACTGCGACTTCGCGTCGATCCGCACCGACCACGAGGCCGTGTTCGCCGCCGCCCGGGCGCTCGGCTGCACCGTGCTGACCTTCACGATGCCGGACCCGGCGGCCTTCAACCCGCTCGGCTGGCGGCTCCGTGAACGGATGTACGCCCTCAACGCGATCATCCGGAGCGAGGCCGCTGCCCACGGCGTGCTGGTGATGGACTTCCAGCACCACCCGGTGGCCGAGGACCCGCGGCTGTGGTTCGAGGACCGGCTGCACGGCAACCCGCTGGGGCACGCGAAGGTGGCGTCCGCGCTCGCCTGGCGACTGGGGGTCACCGGCAGCGACGCGTCCTGGGCCGACCCGCTGCCGGACACGCTCGTCCGGCCCCGCCCGCGCCAGCAGCTGGCGACCGACCTCGACTGGGCGGTCCACCACCTCGCCCCCTGGCTGGGCCGGAACCTCCGCGGCGTCCCGCACGGCGCCGGTGTCCGGGCCAAGCGGCCGGTGCCGACCGTGGTCCCCCGCACGGCCGACGTCCCGGCCGAGTCGTGA
- the efeB gene encoding iron uptake transporter deferrochelatase/peroxidase subunit, translating into MSVEPPSTPGPEVGPSAPGGTGASARPGVSRRGLLGAAGAAGVVGVGAGLVAGRQLGGPGSAVAEPAPAPDRYPFLGEHQAGIVTPAQDRLHFAAFDMVSSERADLISLLQDWTAAAARMTQGHDAGPFGATSGPYDAPPDDTGEALGLPPARLTLTFGFGPTLFRLAGQDRFGLAARQPAALQRLPHFPGDHLDPQRSDGDLCVQACADDPQVAVHAIRNLARIAMGRASLRWSQLGFGRTSSTSTSQATPRNLFGFKDGTMNLKAEEPDLLDTHVWVRPDGAADRWLAGGSYLVARRINMTIETWDRQPLREQERVIGRTKAEGAPLSGGSEFSQPDFALQGRGAQPLVAPDAHIRLVHPDQNQGAQMLRRGYNFVDGSNGLGRMDAGLFFIAYVSDPRTHYIPMQMKIARGDGMSEYLQHTGSGLFAVPPGVTPGGYLGQPLFAA; encoded by the coding sequence ATGTCCGTCGAGCCCCCGTCCACCCCCGGTCCCGAGGTCGGTCCGTCCGCCCCGGGCGGGACGGGCGCGAGCGCACGACCCGGCGTCTCCCGTCGGGGGCTGCTCGGCGCGGCCGGGGCCGCGGGCGTCGTCGGGGTGGGCGCGGGCCTCGTGGCGGGCCGCCAGCTGGGCGGCCCGGGCTCCGCCGTCGCCGAGCCGGCCCCCGCCCCGGACCGCTACCCGTTCCTCGGGGAGCACCAGGCCGGCATCGTCACCCCCGCGCAGGACCGGCTGCACTTCGCCGCCTTCGACATGGTGTCGAGCGAGCGCGCCGACCTGATCTCCCTGCTGCAGGACTGGACCGCCGCCGCCGCCCGGATGACCCAGGGCCACGACGCCGGACCGTTCGGCGCCACCTCGGGGCCCTACGACGCCCCGCCGGACGACACCGGCGAGGCGCTGGGGCTGCCGCCCGCCCGGCTCACGCTCACCTTCGGCTTCGGGCCGACGCTCTTCCGGCTGGCCGGCCAGGACCGGTTCGGCCTGGCCGCGCGGCAGCCCGCGGCCCTGCAGCGGCTGCCGCACTTCCCGGGCGACCACCTCGACCCCCAGCGCTCCGACGGCGACCTCTGCGTCCAGGCCTGCGCCGACGACCCGCAGGTGGCCGTGCACGCCATCCGCAACCTGGCCCGGATCGCCATGGGCCGGGCCTCGCTGCGCTGGTCCCAGCTGGGGTTCGGCCGCACCTCGTCCACCTCGACCAGCCAGGCGACGCCGCGGAACCTCTTCGGGTTCAAGGACGGCACGATGAACCTCAAGGCCGAGGAGCCGGACCTGCTCGACACCCACGTCTGGGTGCGACCCGACGGCGCGGCCGACCGGTGGCTGGCCGGTGGCTCCTACCTGGTCGCCCGGCGGATCAACATGACCATCGAGACCTGGGACCGCCAGCCGCTGCGGGAGCAGGAACGGGTCATCGGCCGGACCAAGGCGGAGGGGGCGCCGCTCTCCGGCGGCAGCGAGTTCAGCCAGCCGGACTTCGCCCTCCAGGGCCGGGGTGCCCAGCCGCTGGTGGCGCCCGACGCCCACATCCGGCTGGTGCACCCGGACCAGAACCAGGGCGCCCAGATGCTCCGCCGCGGGTACAACTTCGTGGACGGCAGCAACGGGCTCGGTCGGATGGACGCCGGCCTGTTCTTCATCGCCTACGTCAGCGACCCCCGCACGCACTACATCCCGATGCAGATGAAGATCGCCCGGGGTGACGGGATGAGCGAGTACCTGCAGCACACGGGCTCCGGCCTCTTCGCCGTCCCGCCCGGGGTGACGCCGGGCGGCTACCTCGGTCAGCCGCTGTTCGCGGCCTGA
- the efeO gene encoding iron uptake system protein EfeO has translation MTGHHPQSRRRTRPGLALASASALLLAPLLAGCTDNASAGAAGDTVDGDGRALTVRATDDGCQVSADTAPSGNLTFSVTNAGAKVTEFYLLAADGLRIVGEVENIGPGLSRELVLAAPAGSYFTACKPGMVGDGIRAPFAVSDSGDDLAPSGDDQQLVDQANASYASYIKDQTEQLVTRTDAFAAAYTAGDDAEARALYPQARVHWERIETVAESFGDLDPKMDLREADLEPGQKWTGWHRMEKDLWPARAKGYEPLSPAERTTFAKDLVKNTATLNAQVRTLSFTADQIANGTRGLLDEVAKSKVTGEEEYWSRTDLWDFQANVDGARVGFEGLRQLLQRKDPTLDTEIDERFTALQALLDQHRKGDGFVSYDALSSAEVKALSDAVNALSEPLSKLTAAVV, from the coding sequence GTGACCGGTCACCACCCGCAGAGCCGGCGGCGCACGCGCCCCGGGCTCGCCCTCGCCTCGGCGTCGGCCCTGCTGCTCGCGCCGCTGCTGGCGGGCTGCACCGACAACGCCTCGGCCGGTGCGGCCGGCGACACCGTCGACGGCGACGGCCGCGCCCTCACCGTGCGGGCCACCGACGACGGCTGCCAGGTCTCGGCCGACACGGCGCCCTCGGGCAACCTGACGTTCTCGGTCACCAACGCGGGAGCCAAGGTCACCGAGTTCTACCTGTTGGCCGCCGACGGTCTGCGGATCGTCGGGGAGGTCGAGAACATCGGCCCCGGGCTGTCCCGCGAGCTGGTGCTCGCCGCACCCGCCGGCTCCTACTTCACCGCCTGCAAGCCGGGCATGGTCGGCGACGGCATCCGGGCGCCGTTCGCGGTCTCCGACTCCGGCGACGACCTCGCCCCGTCCGGCGACGACCAGCAGCTGGTCGACCAGGCCAACGCCAGCTACGCCTCCTACATCAAGGACCAGACCGAGCAGCTGGTCACCCGGACCGACGCCTTCGCCGCGGCCTACACGGCCGGCGACGACGCCGAGGCGCGCGCGCTCTACCCGCAGGCCCGCGTCCACTGGGAGCGGATCGAGACCGTGGCCGAGTCCTTCGGCGACCTCGACCCCAAGATGGACCTCCGGGAGGCCGACCTCGAGCCGGGCCAGAAGTGGACCGGCTGGCACCGGATGGAGAAGGACCTGTGGCCGGCGCGGGCGAAGGGCTACGAGCCGCTGAGCCCGGCCGAGCGCACGACCTTCGCGAAGGACCTGGTCAAGAACACGGCCACCCTCAACGCCCAGGTGCGCACGCTCTCCTTCACCGCCGACCAGATCGCCAACGGCACCCGCGGCCTGCTGGACGAGGTCGCCAAGAGCAAGGTCACCGGCGAGGAGGAGTACTGGTCGCGGACCGACCTCTGGGACTTCCAGGCCAACGTCGACGGCGCCCGGGTGGGCTTCGAGGGCCTGCGCCAGCTGCTCCAGCGCAAGGACCCCACGCTCGACACCGAGATCGACGAGCGGTTCACGGCCCTGCAGGCGCTGCTCGACCAGCACCGCAAGGGTGACGGCTTCGTCAGCTACGACGCCCTGTCCTCGGCGGAGGTGAAGGCGCTCTCCGACGCCGTCAACGCCCTCTCCGAGCCGCTGTCCAAGCTCACGGCGGCCGTCGTCTGA